The Silene latifolia isolate original U9 population chromosome Y, ASM4854445v1, whole genome shotgun sequence sequence GTGAGGAACAAATTTCTTTTTGGATAATACTTCAACCTGCATGTatcaaatatttatataaattttttTGAATGTACCAATGATAATATATAAGGTTAATGTGAATAAATGCAAAGAAATACACTGAATATATATTAGTACACCATCCATATGTTCCATACTTCCATTATTCGGTCAAAGGCTTTGCCTTGATGATTAAAGACACTTATTACTTACCTCTATTTGGGTAATGCATTTTGAACTTCTATGCATATAGGAAAATTAACACTTAATCATTTACGAAGATTAACATATACTTTCATCATAAATACATGAACGAATTCTATGCATATACTTaacttaattaactaattaaaagATGACAAATATCGAATCCACACGCTTTCAACCcagatacatatatatatatatatatatatatatatagagagagatgAGTTCTAAtaagtccacaaatttggttgagtccataagttctcatCTCTACCATTTGATCTTACAAgatgaatggttgagattaaaacaaaaaaaaactcacCCAACATGCAATTAATGTTTTGTCACTCATCATTTCAATTCCCAATTTTGCTAATTAATTATATTCTCTTTCTTATCAACTAATTTATTAAATTAGTATACTaccatttatattttaaatatcaaAATATAGGATTTTGAAAACGAAATTTCATACCCGCGTAAAATAAAAGCGGGTTTGTAAAAGACTCCGTAAATCTTCATTCGGACTCCGATTAATGCGAAATAAAatcctaaatttattattttttcgagcccgACGCAATGGTAATATTTTCGTCTACCATTGAATTTTCAAATTTTCGAGTACTGTTAATTACTTTGGAGTTACACCCTATTTACTTGAAATTATTTCATTTGCTTGAAGTTACACTATTTCTACTTGaacctaattaattaatttactcaTATAATTAATTGGAGTCGGAATGAAGAGTCGAAGGTGGTGGgacggactaaagttacacacttgctttattaaagttacacacgCCACCTATTAACGTTACACCTACAACAATTCAAATTAGATAGACATGtgataaagttacacaaattcaaATTCTATTTAGACAGTTGAGGATTCTTTGTAGGCAGCCTCAGGTATCTTTTCATCCCAAATGTTCTCGTTTATCCCTCACCCACCTCATCTTTGCTGATGACCTTATGGTGTTTGTGAGAGGAGATGTCCCCTCTGCTACTGCTGCTGCTCAAGCTTTGGCTGACTTTGGTAAGGTTTCAGGGTTGCTTGCTAATGTTGATAAGACTAATATTTACTTTGGGGGTGTTTCTGGGCAAGTTAAGCAATCAATTATGGCAAAAACTGGATATACTGAGGGGGATCTCCCGTTCAAGTACCTTGGTCTACCTCTGCATGACAGCAAGCTTACTGTCTCCATGTATGAGGAGCTTCTCTGTAAAATAAAGAACTCTGTTCAGCACTGGACCACTAAACTGCTCTCCTATGCTGGCAGACTCCAACTGTTGAACTCCATATTCTTTGGATTGGAGAATTACTGGACTTCCATTACCCTTTTGCCTAAAACTATCATAAAAATTTTGAATCAATGTTGTAGGGATTACCTTTGGAATGTGCAGGACAATACTCACAAGCTTTATATGAAGAGTTGGAAGTCTTGTTGTTGTCCTTGGGCTGAAGGAGGGTTCAACATCAAAGAAATCCTTTCCTGGAATAGAGCTAATCTGGGTAAATGGATATGGAGAATTATGAATCAAGCTGACTCTGTTTGGGTCCAATGGAATACTGCATACAACTTGCGTGCTGTAACCATCTGGACTGCTGATCCCAAACCCCACCATTCTGAGAGTTGGAGGGGCATCTTGAAGGTACGGGATATTTTGATACAGCTTGCTGGGGATATTGCTAGTGCTCAGGAGTTGCTTGGTAAGTGTGTGGATGGTGGGTGCTTTCAGGTGTCTAAACTGTATGAACTTATTCGGCCTAAGTATGCTAGAGTCAGATGGGGTACTATCTTGTGGGGCTCTAACATCATTCCTAAACATGGCTTTATCAGTGCTCTTGCTGCTCAGGCAAAGCTGCCAACTGTTGATAGCCTTGCTCATAGAGGGCTTCCTTTGGTTAATTGGTGCATCTTGTGTAAACATGCTGAGGAGACACATCAccatttatttttcaaatgtgaCTTTTCTGCTGGTCTTTGGTGCAAGATTCTGCAATGGCTAAAGATCAGGGGAAGGACGAATAATTTCTGGACTGAGCTGGAATGGTGCCGTAGTAGGAAAGCTAGAAAGCATTGGAAGATGGGTATGCTTCGTTGCTGTCTGGCTGCCACTGTCTATCTAATTTGGCAAGAGCGAAATATGAGAATTTTCAGGGGACGAGATACTCAAGTGGATGTTCTTGTGAGACAATTACAATATACTATAAGTGCAAAAATGTTCTTTAAATATGAGCAATATAGTGATGAAATAGTCGAGGTTCTAAGTTATTAGCTTCTTGTGGATTCTACTTTGTAAGATCTTATTCCTTCTTTACCCCCTAGTGGACGAATAAAGATGGATGtgctttcttgcaaaaaaaaaaaaaaaaaaaaaaaaattcaaattctATTTATATAAAATGATCTTAAATGGCTAAATTTACATCTTTCAAGGATAAAAGTTAAAAAAATTTACTTAAACTTGTGCTAAGGTTAaaaaattcaaattaattattcaaattacataaattcaaagtTTTATATACAAAAGACCataaaaagactaaagttacactcgtaaagtactaaagttacactcgtaaagtactaaagttacactcataaagcaCTCATTGTGAATTGAAGTTACACTGATTGTGTATTAAAGTTACACTGATTGTGAAGTGAAGTTACACTGattgtctattaaagttacactgaTTGTGTATTGAAGTTACAATTATTGTGTAATGAAATTACACTGATTGTAGATTAAAGTTACATTAACTGTGTATTGGAGTTTCACTAATTCTGAACTAAAGTTACACCATATCTTATTTTATTGAAGTTACACTAATGGTAAATTGAAGTTACACTTGTGGTGAATTGAAGTTACACGCTATATACTTGAAATAACACCCTTTAACGTTTAAAATTACAACCTTTAAAACATAAACTATCGGACTCTTATATACTGGTCCCTAACTATACAAGGAATAAGTTTTGCAAAATAACAACTATTCGAGTTAACTTCTTCGTCGAAATAACGTAATATGTACCAAAATCCGAAGTCGTCACATTGCATGGCTCCTGCACAAgggaaaaaaaataaattaattcaaaCTTGAATAagtcaaacaaaaaaaatcatatttacggaataataaaatttgtcacttgtcatgAAAACATGCATTGTGAAAATATGTACGAAATAAAATATTCACTTTGATCCAATTATGAAATCATCTATATAAATATTTGATGTCTACCATTTAAATTGCGTCAATCAAAACTTCAATAAAAGCGGTTTCTTAAAATGTTTCGTAAATCTTCATACggactccgattaaggcgaaacaaaagcctaaatttattattttttcgagcccgTCGCAATGGTTCTATTTTTGTGTATCATTAACTTTTCGAAAATTACAGTACTGGTCAGTAATATTTTCGTAAATATGCTAGTTTTTCCCTAATTTAAAAACCCTAAATCAGTAAAGTCGATGTAAAAGTAGATGAATTAGAAATATGGAAATCAGTAAAGTTTTTCCCCAATTTAAAAACCCTAATTCAAAATATGACTAGtttttttcccaatttaaaaaaCCCTAAATGAAAATAACATAGGAAAAAACTTGAAAATGGAGAGAAAAAGAATTAAGAACTTACATTAAAATAGATAAACGGCGAAGGATATGGACGTATGGTGCTCGTCGATGGCAGATTGCGTTTTTTTTAGAGATTGTTAGATTGAATAAAGAGAAAAAATCGTGTACAAATTGAGAAACTTGGACAAAGAACAATTTTTAGAGAGAGATAAAAAGATGTAGAGAGAATGGACAATATGGAGCATTTGGCAGATGAATGAATATGAGAGGgatttgtttttattattatttttataaaaagagAGTTAATAGGAGAcattggcattggcattgggAATTACATGTATGGGTAAGTGAGGTTATGAGAGGGTGTTAAAAAACAGGATTAGTTAGTTGGGTGatgtttttgtttatttaatCTTAGCCATCCATTAAATTTAATCCAATGGTTAgtattaggacttagggactcaacatAAAAGGTAGGACTTAtaggatcctatttctatatatatatatatatatatatatatatatatatatatatatatatatatatatatatatactaggtagtatctcacgcttcgcgcgacctgttttaatattttatgattataattgaagaaaaaatatataattcatatatgaccttcaatattttctcttataaatatttttttcttaaatttaatatttttaagtttaacttcaatgttttaaaataaaatacataagagttttaattaaaactaataagtgataactaattatgcatgatcaacgttttataaataaatttgtgactggtAAAATAtcttattaatcaaaataaaatttatttgaataatacaacaatcaacaataagttctcaaattatatcatttcacaatactttatgtctcaaatcaattaatatttattcaaaattATGTGagcataattttatgtaatttttaattttttatgtataacatgtgacatttatctatcaaacatatagagttcaaactcaacttattaaaatgttttgattgtatcttccatgtgatatgtgtcaaacatatatatgagaaaatttacaccttttatttttttaaacaattatatataatgatgtttaagagtttattacctgtaaatataatactcccttcgtaccagaccaatggtaacatggtaaaaaagtggagtttttaagaaaagagggtaaaaggaggggtaaagagggaaaaaaatagGTGGGATATGTAATTTTGGGTTTAATTGTTTGTTGATAGGTGGGGTATGttatgacattttgtgtaaatatcaaaagggtataaggataatttggtaatattgtgcaccaaataaggaatgttaccattggtgtagTACAGCCGTATTAagtaagtgttaccattggtctggtatggagggagtaggttaaactttctcaaatattattttttgatgtttaacttcaaagtatttaaaagataacatataaaatatttaactaaaagtaatacggattatttggttagtcataatcaatattttatagcTGACTCATACATATTTAgttaaagatattaaaaaaaaaatgtaacgtgttttctactttttcatgtcatttataatactatattacttaataatcattatttttgttttgattattcaaatgcacttgCGATCGCTATGTACATACACACTTGTACACATACTCGTTATTGTTTGGGCCAAAAATTACATAATAGGGAAAGGACCACTTAATAAATAATGGGCCTACTGAGAAGAAGGGGGAGCCCACAGTTGGAATAAGCACGAAGAAGGGGAATGGGCCGGCATGCATGCAGGAGGAGACTGGAGCCCATTGAAGGAGGCGTCTGAAATTAGGAAAGGgggagtcagggagaagttagggagaagtcagggagattagggagaattgagggagacgaccaaacatggaaaaagttattatggaagttatattccctttccataatcaaggtaggacatgcctatagttcttaccctataaatagccgaggaagcaatcaaagaaggacattcatTCACACATCCACATTCTCATCTAGATATCAACTCGTCCACATACACACGCATACATTCATCCAAGATCTTACGAGTTCGATACATCGTGTTAGCAAGATTAGCATTACGATAcagttgtaatcatcctcctactcAAAGCTAGTgtaatatttggcagggtaccgtccctcccgcggttgttcccacattgggttttccgcatcaccaaatcttacgtgttaatttatattccgtactttatttccttatttaaacatCATCATACGAACAATCATTCAactaaccaacgagtaagaccacattgacccgaatcaatcaattcggtaaaaaatacctaaacagttttgCGTCCACCGTGCGGCATTGttgtcgtcaatcgttgatactttaaatacacaatggataagcaagcatcggacgcCATGTCAGGGAGCAGAAAACCGTCGCCACCACACACTTCTACTCAAAATCCATCATCAACAGTGGCaacacaggctcccggacatatTTCGAGGACAACACCAACAgcaaaaacctctctacctcctaAGACTCCTGCTGTCACaacccaagccagatcagataacGGAGCAGcaagctcaggcctcaccccgccacctattcccacacaaatcttgctcactggcgtagagaacctccagaaagccatggaaaacatgagagaagaccagaagaaagcagaagctgaagcaaggaagacggacagagagctctgggtgTAGATAGACATCCTGAAACAGCAGTCTGCCACCCCGATGAGTAGGGCAGGGGAAGGAAGGTCTCCACTAGTAGATCTGACACatggggcatcaggcagcaggaattCACTTCGACAGATACCAGCTGAACTGGTACCAAGATTGGATCTAACTACAGTACCGacggatggaagaataaccccccAAGGGCTGGGACACCTCACACCAGACACCTGGCCATCAGCCAGCTGTGCGGAGGCACGAACGGGTGGCATCCCTGTCAGCGGTTTCGCAGCAACTTATCAGACACCCGGAGCAGGATCCGAGTGGAACTAGCAAGTtaactggcagcaggggacaatcgttactTCAACCCCTATAGCTGCTGGgacacatcagaaccttcaagagctcgAGTCGAGGCGATATATTGAACCGAGGCGGTGACAAAGCGAATCCCATATTCAGCAAAGATAACAAATCAGCAGATTGGAGCTTAAAGAAATGCGAGCGGGTCCTGTGGccgccacccccactcgagaaagcagcaccAGACAGCtacgccgactcaccattcgtggacaccatatccatcacagccatgccaaagggattcacaaatccaaatatgcatCTCTTTGACAGCGcagcagatccctttgaccatataagccagtaatagcagaagatgatgacagtaacagccgtagggcaagtcaagaaggcttgcatgtgcaaaggatttggatccaccttaaCGAACCTAAGCACTTGATGGTTTCGAGCACCGCCCAAtgtcgatatccacatttgctgaattAGTGAACGTATTCACTCAACAATTTGCAAGCAGTAGGAAGCCGCAGAAGCATGCAGGagatctgtacagaatcgtccaggggggtAGGAGAGACCATTAGAGAATataatactaggttcaacaattagaaggtagcagtacgagagtgcgacATTTCGACAACAGTAGAAGCCTTctgaagaggcctccaccatgactccgacctatacaagcagctgactatgcatccctgccatagtttTGAGGCAGTACAAGAAAAGGCAGCTGCCACAATAAGACTGTAAGAAgacatcctagccagagccagcctacctaatacaccaagtgtttctagtacctcagccatgcagaaatcaggaagaaagcaaaccaccagcaagaaggacgagagatacaagccatatggaaggggagtcaacagaatcgaggaaaatcagcaactccctactatggcagaatatggattcactacaggtgtcggaggaatcctgaaggcactcagggagatgggagatggagttaagtggcccaacccaccagtagagggacaagcatggagaaaggacaacaaaaagaagtgtgagttccatcgtGATATTGGGAACAatactgaggattgctacacattacggagagagatcaagcgcctatatgaacaaggaaagctgagccacctattaacacgtgggggcaagcaacaGGATAAGGTAGGCACCACAAAACCTGTAACCCCACTCACATGTACCataatcataaacgtgataacaggcggctcaaacCTAAGtgggctgacatactcagcagctaagagacGTGCTACCGAGACCAACGGAGATAGGCcagcaaattcttgcagaatttctcacagcgacTTACCAgctgtcagctttgatgaaggagatacgtaCGACGAGCGAgagcatcatgacgcacttattatcaccctatcaatggccaattgcacagttagaaagtgcctggtagatacaggcagctcggtcaacctgatcatgctgaagaccatagaaaacatgggattcagcgagaaggatttgtagaagaagacTATTCCACTAGTAGGCTTCAGTGAGGAAACATCCAACTCACTGGGcaagatagtcatcccaacctatgtgggaggagtcaacaagcaagtcaggtatctGGTTATAGACGGACCTTTCACCTACAATGTCATTCTGAGAAGGCCGTGgctacaccagatgaaagcagtcctctcaacatatcaccaatgcataaagttccccacaccatggggagtagagacaataagaggagatcagaaggaagctagaggctgctataagaaggcactaaagtgcactgccagccctcccgcatagcaattacagaagtataatgtccaggacgaatacatcgagcccccgACAGAAGAGCTAGATCAaattaacctggacaagctgcacccagaaagaacggTGCgaattggagcaggatgcacaggaagcttgagaCAACAACTAATCAAATTCTcccaggataacatggattgtttcgcatggtcacacgatgacatgataggaatatatccgtccatcataacacataagcttagtgtgtacccaaagtgtaaacccatccagcagagaagaagaaagtttgcagcagaaagaaacaaggtgatcaaccaagaggtagatagtctgctggcagcaaagaaaataagagaagtaaaatatccagaatggctgtctaacgtggtggtgcctaagaagaatggtgagtggagagtatgtgtggactttactggcctcaacaaggcatgccctaaagatcccttcccgttgcctcatattgatgcaatggtagatgcgacagctggacatgagatgttgacattcctagacgcatggagtggatacaatcagatcaagatggatcctgcagatcaagagaagacggcattgttggaatatgtgtcctccgacaataatgcgatcacaactgttgatcatgatgatcacatgtttaagtctcttttaaagaatacaattgagaagtaatattttactgtcaactggtccacacatatcggtaatgattggctgactagagtttgacattactgtcgtgcgacggtggtgatcagttgacccccttaggtcatacctaaagggtaacactcttaattgatcatttaattgatcgtatgatgagACAGGTTaactaaattgcttaaaattgacggacgattttggaagtgatatttacgtatctcattataatctgattaaataagataggtctaagtgatcgaatctttttaattacttagatgaaattattgtttaaggaaacaattgcatttgaatgaataaattattataaatacaagatgttgtgatttataattggtaaaatattttggtacaagtaattatgaattactaagttgtttttgtatatgatgtattttattaatgcgttgatttttattatgttaaaaatacataacaattttatgtgacatgtgacatatgacaaattgacaaattgtcaaaaataaaatggagtccattttatccatgaaaaccgaaataatggggatgattaggaatatattatgttgattatgttagtggtaaacataatcatttcttcctaaacctagccatgcaaccctacttgatcttgtgaagacaaccttgtgcatgcattggccccttcctTCCCCTTCTACCCAGTTTTTcaagaggagaaaaccatgggtttttctctttattttaccatatacactaccAATAGTTAATGTATCATTTATTCATTtttcatcatctaaaaataagagttttagtgagataaaatcttcctcctcctccctctctcttaaccgaaattattgagagatcaaataatattctgggtcaatttttatacaaaattaatattgttctagtaataataatattaattttattaagttgttactttgggtataaaacattgggagggattctctacttgaatccttgttcatccacttaagaaagctcaagaacaagctaaagtgagtaggagaactcacttgtgcccatataaaccgaaatcttcaatgtgagatgatgatttcttctttaattattttattgtttgcttgcataggatcatcttttaattttatgactaaattaaaatcatcacatatatgaatatgtcaagaatgagata is a genomic window containing:
- the LOC141631969 gene encoding uncharacterized protein LOC141631969, encoding MVFVRGDVPSATAAAQALADFGKVSGLLANVDKTNIYFGGVSGQVKQSIMAKTGYTEGDLPFKYLGLPLHDSKLTVSMYEELLCKIKNSVQHWTTKLLSYAGRLQLLNSIFFGLENYWTSITLLPKTIIKILNQCCRDYLWNVQDNTHKLYMKSWKSCCCPWAEGGFNIKEILSWNRANLGKWIWRIMNQADSVWVQWNTAYNLRAVTIWTADPKPHHSESWRGILKVRDILIQLAGDIASAQELLGKCVDGGCFQVSKLYELIRPKYARVRWGTILWGSNIIPKHGFISALAAQAKLPTVDSLAHRGLPLVNWCILCKHAEETHHHLFFKCDFSAGLWCKILQWLKIRGRTNNFWTELEWCRSRKARKHWKMGMLRCCLAATVYLIWQERNMRIFRGRDTQVDVLVRQLQYTISAKMFFKYEQYSDEIVEVLSY